The following are encoded in a window of Chlorocebus sabaeus isolate Y175 chromosome 22, mChlSab1.0.hap1, whole genome shotgun sequence genomic DNA:
- the DALRD3 gene encoding DALR anticodon-binding domain-containing protein 3 isoform X1 produces the protein MATRRLGVGETLGALNAALGPGNPVWIKETRTRHLRSRDFLAPHRALQARFDDGQVPEHLLHALACLQGPGVAPVLRCAPTPAGLSLQLQRPAVFKRVLSTVAAYASPALPALPGQRVLLHCPALRSSPCALRLSQLRTVLVADHLARALRAHGVCVRLVPAVQDPHMLTFLQQLRVDWPAASERASPHTLRSHALEELTSAHDGRTLSPGILGRLCLKELVEEQGRTAGYDPNLDNCLVTEDLLSVLAELQEALWHWPEDSHPGLAGSPDTGTDSCLVVHVVSCEEEFQQQKLDLLWRKLVDKAPLRQKHLICGPVKVAGAPGPLMTAPEYYKFRHAQVCKASALKHGGDLAQDPAWTEIFGVLSVATIKFEMLSTAPQSQLFLALADKNISTKGTKSGTFVMYNCARLATLFESYKCSMEQGLYPTFPPVSSLDFSLLHDEGEWLLLFNNILPFPDLLSQTAMLDCTAPGLHITARTEMMCKFLVQLSMDFSSYYNRVHILGEPRPHRFGQMFVRLQLLRAVREVLHTGLAMLGLPPLSHI, from the exons ATGGCGACCAGGCGCCTTGGGGTCGGGGAGACGCTGGGGGCCCTCAACGCGGCCCTGGGGCCTGGCAATCCGGTATGGATCAAGGAGACGCGCACCCGCCACCTGCGTTCCCGAGACTTTCTGGCACCGCACCGCGCGCTGCAGGCGCGCTTCGATGACGGCCAG GTGCCCGAGCATTTGCTCCATGCCCTCGCCTGCCTGCAGGGTCCCGGTGTGGCCCCGGTGCTGCGCTGCGCGCCGACTCCCGCGGGTCTGTCTCTCCAACTGCAGCGGCCCGCGGTCTTCAAGCGCGTCCTCAGCACCGTAGCCGCCTATGCCTCGCCAGCCTTGCCTGCCTTGCCGGGCCAGCGCGTCTTACTACACTGCCCAGCCCTGCGCAGCTCCCCTTGCGCACTCCGCTTGAGCCAGCTGCGTACGGTGCTCGTGGCTGATCACCTGGCGCGAGCTCTGCGCGCTCACGG GGTGTGCGTGCGCCTAGTGCCAGCTGTGCAGGATCCGCACATGCTGACCTTCCTGCAGCAACTGCGGGTGGACTGGCCCGCTGCCTCGGAGAGAGCTTCCCCCCACACCCTGAGGAGCCACGCCCTTGAAGAACTTACCTCTGCTCATGATGGGAGGACACTGTCCCCTGGCATCCTAGGCAGACTGTGTCTGAAGGAGCTGGTGGAAGAACAGGGCCGTACAGCTGGCTATGACCCCAACCTGGACAACTGTCTGG TGACTGAGGATCTCCTGTCTGTGCTAGCTGAGCTGCAGGAGGCTCTATGGCATTGGCCAGAGGACAGCCACCCAGGCCTG GCTGGGTCCCCAGATACTGGTACAGACAGCTGCCTGGTTGTACATGTTGTTAGCTGTGAGGAGGAGTTCCAGCAACAGAAGTTGGACCTGCTTTGGCGGAAGTTGGTTGACAAGGCTCCACTCAGACAG AAGCACCTGATCTGTGGCCCTGTGAAAGTAGCTGGTGCACCTGGCCCTCTGATGACTGCCCCTGAGTACTACAA GTTCCGGCATGCCCAGGTGTGCAAGGCCTCAGCACTGAAGCATGGTGGGGATCTGGCCCAAG ACCCAGCCTGGACAGAGATCTTTGGTGTTCTCTCTGTGGCCACCATCAAGTTTGAGATGCTGAGCACAGCCCCACAGAGTCAG CTCTTCCTGGCTCTGGCTGACAAGAACATCTCCACAAAGGGCACAAAGAGTGGCACCTTTGTCATGTATAATTGTGCCCGTCTTGCCACACTCTTTGAGAGTTACAAGTGTAGTATGGAACAAGGTCTGTACCCCACTTTTCCTCCTGTGAGCAGTCTGGACTTCTCACTACTACATGATGAG GGTGAGTGGTTGTTGCTCTTCAACAATATCCTCCCCTTTCCGGATCTGCTGAGCCAGACAGCAATGCTGGACTGCACAGCCCCAGGGCTCCACATCACTGCACGCACAGAGATG ATGTGCAAGTTCCTGGTACAGCTCAGCATGGATTTCAGCTCCTACTACAACCGAGTACACATCCTAGGG GAGCCTCGACCACACCGCTTTGGTCAGATGTTCGTCCGCCTGCAGCTTCTGAGGGCTGTGCGTGAGGTGCTCCATACTGGCCTGGCTATGCTGGGTCTCCCTCCACTGAGCCACATCTAA
- the DALRD3 gene encoding DALR anticodon-binding domain-containing protein 3 isoform X2 yields the protein MATRRLGVGETLGALNAALGPGNPVWIKETRTRHLRSRDFLAPHRALQARFDDGQVPEHLLHALACLQGPGVAPVLRCAPTPAGLSLQLQRPAVFKRVLSTVAAYASPALPALPGQRVLLHCPALRSSPCALRLSQLRTVLVADHLARALRAHGVCVRLVPAVQDPHMLTFLQQLRVDWPAASERASPHTLRSHALEELTSAHDGRTLSPGILGRLCLKELVEEQGRTAGYDPNLDNCLVTEDLLSVLAELQEALWHWPEDSHPGLAGSPDTGTDSCLVVHVVSCEEEFQQQKLDLLWRKLVDKAPLRQKHLICGPVKVAGAPGPLMTAPEYYKFRHAQVCKASALKHGGDLAQDPAWTEIFGVLSVATIKFEMLSTAPQSQGEWLLLFNNILPFPDLLSQTAMLDCTAPGLHITARTEMMCKFLVQLSMDFSSYYNRVHILGEPRPHRFGQMFVRLQLLRAVREVLHTGLAMLGLPPLSHI from the exons ATGGCGACCAGGCGCCTTGGGGTCGGGGAGACGCTGGGGGCCCTCAACGCGGCCCTGGGGCCTGGCAATCCGGTATGGATCAAGGAGACGCGCACCCGCCACCTGCGTTCCCGAGACTTTCTGGCACCGCACCGCGCGCTGCAGGCGCGCTTCGATGACGGCCAG GTGCCCGAGCATTTGCTCCATGCCCTCGCCTGCCTGCAGGGTCCCGGTGTGGCCCCGGTGCTGCGCTGCGCGCCGACTCCCGCGGGTCTGTCTCTCCAACTGCAGCGGCCCGCGGTCTTCAAGCGCGTCCTCAGCACCGTAGCCGCCTATGCCTCGCCAGCCTTGCCTGCCTTGCCGGGCCAGCGCGTCTTACTACACTGCCCAGCCCTGCGCAGCTCCCCTTGCGCACTCCGCTTGAGCCAGCTGCGTACGGTGCTCGTGGCTGATCACCTGGCGCGAGCTCTGCGCGCTCACGG GGTGTGCGTGCGCCTAGTGCCAGCTGTGCAGGATCCGCACATGCTGACCTTCCTGCAGCAACTGCGGGTGGACTGGCCCGCTGCCTCGGAGAGAGCTTCCCCCCACACCCTGAGGAGCCACGCCCTTGAAGAACTTACCTCTGCTCATGATGGGAGGACACTGTCCCCTGGCATCCTAGGCAGACTGTGTCTGAAGGAGCTGGTGGAAGAACAGGGCCGTACAGCTGGCTATGACCCCAACCTGGACAACTGTCTGG TGACTGAGGATCTCCTGTCTGTGCTAGCTGAGCTGCAGGAGGCTCTATGGCATTGGCCAGAGGACAGCCACCCAGGCCTG GCTGGGTCCCCAGATACTGGTACAGACAGCTGCCTGGTTGTACATGTTGTTAGCTGTGAGGAGGAGTTCCAGCAACAGAAGTTGGACCTGCTTTGGCGGAAGTTGGTTGACAAGGCTCCACTCAGACAG AAGCACCTGATCTGTGGCCCTGTGAAAGTAGCTGGTGCACCTGGCCCTCTGATGACTGCCCCTGAGTACTACAA GTTCCGGCATGCCCAGGTGTGCAAGGCCTCAGCACTGAAGCATGGTGGGGATCTGGCCCAAG ACCCAGCCTGGACAGAGATCTTTGGTGTTCTCTCTGTGGCCACCATCAAGTTTGAGATGCTGAGCACAGCCCCACAGAGTCAG GGTGAGTGGTTGTTGCTCTTCAACAATATCCTCCCCTTTCCGGATCTGCTGAGCCAGACAGCAATGCTGGACTGCACAGCCCCAGGGCTCCACATCACTGCACGCACAGAGATG ATGTGCAAGTTCCTGGTACAGCTCAGCATGGATTTCAGCTCCTACTACAACCGAGTACACATCCTAGGG GAGCCTCGACCACACCGCTTTGGTCAGATGTTCGTCCGCCTGCAGCTTCTGAGGGCTGTGCGTGAGGTGCTCCATACTGGCCTGGCTATGCTGGGTCTCCCTCCACTGAGCCACATCTAA